Proteins encoded together in one Polaribacter reichenbachii window:
- a CDS encoding VOC family protein: protein MNLNQVTIPSLNVDKAINFYQKLGLELVVDALPNYARFVCPDGNSTFSIHKVEKLPKGEGVYVYFECEDLDNKVKELKQKGIHFDEMPSDKSWLWREARLKDVDGNQLILFFGGKNRINPPWRIKK, encoded by the coding sequence ATGAATCTAAATCAAGTTACTATTCCTTCTTTAAATGTTGATAAAGCTATTAATTTTTATCAAAAATTAGGATTAGAGTTAGTTGTAGATGCTTTGCCTAATTATGCAAGATTTGTTTGCCCTGATGGTAACTCAACGTTTTCTATTCATAAAGTAGAAAAGTTGCCAAAAGGAGAAGGTGTTTATGTATATTTTGAATGTGAAGATTTAGATAACAAAGTAAAAGAGTTAAAACAAAAAGGAATACATTTTGATGAAATGCCTTCTGATAAAAGTTGGTTGTGGAGAGAAGCAAGGTTAAAAGATGTAGACGGTAATCAATTAATTCTCTTTTTTGGTGGCAAAAACAGAATAAATCCACCTTGGAGAATCAAAAAGTAA
- a CDS encoding DUF6370 family protein — translation MIKKIFLLSIFMIAFACDNKKEIKQTAEISCGQCQFNLVGDGCDLAVRFNNKAYFVDGFGIDDFGDAHDKQTGFCEVIRFGEVKGYLKDDKFLASDIKLLK, via the coding sequence ATGATTAAAAAAATATTTCTACTTTCAATTTTTATGATTGCATTTGCTTGTGATAATAAAAAAGAAATAAAACAAACCGCAGAGATTTCTTGTGGGCAATGTCAGTTCAATTTAGTAGGAGATGGCTGCGATTTAGCAGTTCGTTTTAATAACAAAGCTTACTTTGTTGATGGTTTTGGAATTGATGATTTTGGTGATGCCCATGACAAACAAACCGGTTTTTGCGAAGTAATTAGATTTGGAGAAGTTAAAGGTTACTTAAAAGATGATAAGTTTTTAGCTTCTGATATTAAACTATTAAAATAA
- a CDS encoding DUF5916 domain-containing protein, translating into MKQNYLIIFLVLFFVLSLKTRSQETSQNKIPKRIYTTKPLLKVPVIDGDVSDDAWNVVEWSSDFTQKEPDEGKPPTHQTLFKVMYDKKYLYVAIRALDAEPDLTQRRLSRRDGFQGDRVNVIIDSYHDKRTAFVFTTTAAGVKGEEFASQNGDNWDDSWNPIWYTNAKIDGKGWTAEMKIPFSQLRFGKAEEQIWGFNVNRTIFRLQERSLWQRIPNDQAGFISEAGELHGLKNLVSQKQLEIQPFTVLKYDKYPEEVGNPYRTGKDFKFNAGLDAKIGITNDLTLDLTVNPDFGQVEADPGAIALDGFQIFFEEQRPFFVENSNIFDYEFANGSDNLFYSRRIGRNPHRSANLLTGEYANEPQNSRILGAAKFSGKTREGWSIGVLESVTGNEFAEIKQTDGNTREEIVEPLTNYFVTRVQKDFNDRNSFIGGIFTATNRHLNNSFNELHKAAYTGGIDFQHNWKNREYFLDGNVIFSRVLGSKEAITATQQTLRHNFQRTDASHVAVDFNKTSLSGSGGRIEMGKNGGGNWRYNGGVIWRSPELELNDVGFLRRTDEIIQFGNLSHLWQVPTETYRNIRARFEQSTYYDFAGNLNRVRFELNGEVSWINNWWTEAGYGISTNYFDNFYLRGGPRFKRPNTGFWYLFFGSNQSKLFSFTLGYSNRHTSENVVSRDRFVIRTNYQATDALSMSLNIEYANLYDKTQYVSETNFNNNPRYILGKIQNQTLSTTLRINYSFTPDISLQFYGQPFISKGTFSDLNQVINPLGSSINDRIAVFDNNQITFNNDVYLIDENRDGATDYSFDNPNFSFVQLQTNLVARWEYISGSELFLVWSRGSTGNAAISEDLVDAVSEQVFHAPANDTFLVKFTYRFRR; encoded by the coding sequence ATGAAACAAAATTACCTTATAATTTTTTTAGTATTATTCTTTGTTTTATCATTAAAAACAAGATCGCAAGAAACTTCTCAGAATAAAATTCCTAAAAGAATTTACACTACCAAACCTTTACTAAAAGTACCTGTAATTGATGGTGATGTATCTGATGATGCTTGGAATGTTGTAGAATGGTCTTCAGATTTTACCCAAAAAGAACCAGATGAGGGGAAACCGCCTACACATCAAACATTATTTAAAGTGATGTATGATAAGAAGTATTTATATGTTGCGATTAGAGCTTTAGATGCTGAGCCAGATTTAACACAAAGAAGATTGAGTAGAAGAGATGGCTTTCAAGGAGATAGGGTAAATGTAATTATAGATAGTTATCATGATAAAAGAACTGCATTCGTTTTTACAACAACTGCAGCAGGTGTAAAAGGAGAGGAGTTTGCTTCTCAAAATGGAGATAATTGGGATGATAGCTGGAACCCAATTTGGTATACAAATGCAAAAATAGATGGTAAAGGCTGGACAGCCGAAATGAAAATTCCTTTTAGTCAGTTAAGGTTTGGAAAAGCAGAAGAACAGATTTGGGGTTTTAATGTAAATAGAACTATTTTTAGATTGCAAGAAAGATCGCTTTGGCAAAGAATACCTAATGATCAGGCAGGCTTTATAAGTGAAGCAGGAGAATTACATGGATTAAAAAATCTAGTTTCTCAAAAGCAATTAGAAATTCAGCCATTTACCGTTTTGAAATATGACAAATATCCTGAAGAAGTAGGTAATCCTTATAGAACAGGTAAAGACTTTAAATTTAATGCAGGCCTAGATGCTAAAATAGGAATTACAAATGATTTAACTTTAGACTTAACTGTTAATCCAGATTTTGGACAAGTAGAAGCAGACCCTGGAGCTATTGCTTTAGATGGTTTCCAAATTTTCTTTGAAGAACAGCGCCCATTTTTTGTAGAGAATAGTAATATTTTCGATTACGAATTTGCAAACGGAAGTGATAACTTATTTTACAGCAGAAGAATCGGTAGAAACCCTCATAGGTCTGCAAATCTATTAACAGGAGAATATGCAAACGAACCTCAGAATTCTAGAATTTTAGGAGCTGCAAAATTTTCTGGAAAAACAAGAGAGGGTTGGTCTATTGGTGTTTTAGAAAGTGTTACTGGTAATGAATTTGCAGAGATAAAACAAACAGATGGAAACACTAGAGAAGAAATTGTAGAGCCTTTAACCAACTATTTTGTAACACGTGTTCAAAAAGATTTTAATGATAGAAATTCGTTTATTGGCGGAATTTTTACTGCCACAAACAGGCATTTAAATAATAGTTTTAATGAACTGCATAAAGCTGCATATACTGGTGGGATTGATTTTCAGCACAACTGGAAAAACAGAGAATATTTTTTAGATGGAAATGTAATTTTTAGTCGCGTTTTAGGAAGTAAAGAAGCAATTACAGCAACACAACAAACTTTACGTCATAATTTTCAAAGAACAGATGCAAGTCACGTTGCTGTAGATTTTAATAAAACCTCTTTGTCTGGTTCTGGAGGACGAATTGAAATGGGGAAAAATGGAGGTGGAAATTGGAGGTATAATGGAGGTGTAATCTGGCGTTCTCCAGAATTAGAACTCAATGATGTTGGTTTTTTAAGAAGAACAGACGAAATTATTCAGTTTGGTAATTTAAGTCATTTATGGCAAGTACCTACAGAAACTTACAGAAATATAAGAGCAAGATTTGAGCAAAGTACTTATTATGATTTTGCAGGAAATTTAAACAGAGTACGTTTTGAATTAAATGGTGAAGTTAGTTGGATAAACAATTGGTGGACAGAAGCTGGTTATGGAATTAGTACAAATTATTTTGACAATTTTTACTTAAGAGGAGGCCCTCGTTTTAAAAGACCCAATACTGGGTTTTGGTACCTTTTCTTTGGCTCAAATCAAAGTAAATTATTTAGTTTTACTTTAGGATATTCTAATAGACATACTTCAGAAAATGTGGTGAGTAGAGATCGTTTTGTTATTCGAACAAATTACCAAGCTACAGATGCATTAAGTATGTCTTTAAATATAGAATATGCCAATTTGTACGATAAAACCCAGTATGTTTCAGAAACGAATTTTAACAATAATCCAAGATATATTTTAGGTAAAATTCAGAATCAAACCTTAAGTACAACATTACGCATTAACTATAGTTTTACTCCAGATATTTCTTTACAGTTTTATGGGCAACCTTTTATATCAAAAGGAACATTTTCAGATTTAAATCAGGTTATTAATCCTTTAGGATCGAGTATAAACGATAGAATTGCTGTGTTTGATAATAATCAAATTACCTTTAATAATGATGTGTATTTGATTGATGAAAACAGAGATGGAGCAACAGATTATTCTTTTGATAATCCTAATTTTTCGTTTGTACAATTGCAAACCAATTTAGTAGCAAGATGGGAATACATATCAGGCTCAGAACTTTTTTTAGTATGGTCTAGAGGTTCTACAGGTAATGCTGCAATTTCTGAAGACTTGGTAGATGCTGTTTCAGAACAAGTATTTCATGCACCAGCAAACGACACTTTTTTAGTTAAATTTACCTATCGATTTAGAAGGTAA
- a CDS encoding zinc ribbon domain-containing protein, which produces MSDKIRNYTCPKCNSKTYKLGQMRATGGTLSKIFDIQNQKFTSVTCERCTYTEFYKTKTSAISNVFDFFTS; this is translated from the coding sequence ATGAGCGATAAAATAAGAAATTACACCTGCCCAAAATGCAATTCTAAAACCTATAAATTAGGACAAATGCGAGCAACGGGCGGAACTTTATCTAAAATTTTTGATATTCAGAATCAGAAATTTACCAGCGTAACTTGCGAAAGATGTACTTACACCGAATTTTATAAAACCAAAACAAGTGCAATTAGCAACGTTTTTGATTTTTTCACAAGCTAG
- the rplM gene encoding 50S ribosomal protein L13, whose translation MNTLSYKTVSANAATVNKEWVLVDADGQTLGRLASKVAKLIRGKYKPNYTPHVDCGDNVVIINAEKINLTGNKWRDKSYIRHTGYPGGQRSLTATEMFEKDPTRLIEKAVKGMLPKNTLGSALYRNLYVYAGGEHKHAGQEPKAINLNDYK comes from the coding sequence ATGAACACATTAAGTTACAAAACAGTATCAGCAAACGCAGCTACCGTAAACAAGGAGTGGGTTTTAGTTGATGCAGACGGGCAAACGTTGGGTCGTCTAGCTTCTAAAGTAGCAAAGCTAATTAGAGGTAAATACAAGCCAAACTATACTCCTCACGTAGATTGTGGAGATAACGTGGTTATTATCAACGCAGAAAAAATCAATTTAACTGGAAACAAGTGGAGAGACAAATCTTACATTCGTCACACAGGTTACCCAGGAGGACAGAGATCGTTAACTGCAACAGAAATGTTTGAGAAAGATCCTACAAGATTAATCGAAAAAGCAGTAAAAGGTATGTTACCAAAAAACACTTTAGGTAGCGCTTTATACAGAAACTTGTATGTATATGCAGGTGGTGAGCACAAACACGCAGGTCAAGAACCTAAAGCTATTAACCTTAACGATTACAAATAA
- a CDS encoding glutamine--tRNA ligase/YqeY domain fusion protein yields the protein MSEENKSLNFLEHIIEEDLANGMPKEDLRFRFPPEPNGYLHIGHTKAIGISFGLGEKYNAPVNLRFDDTNPAKEEQEYVDAIKEDISWLGYNWANECYSSDYFQQLYDWAILLIKDGKAYVDSQTSEEMRIQKGTPTEVGTNSPFRNRSVEENLALFQGMKEGKFKEGEHTLRAKIDMADDNMLMRDPLMYRIMYKSHHRTGNDWCIYPMYDWTHGESDYIEQISHSLCSLEFKPHRKLYNWFRDNIYEFSKSNFPLPPKQREFSRLNLSYTIMSKRKLLKLVEENIVSGWDDPRMPTISGLRRRGYTPAAIRSFVETVGVSKRENVIDVALLEFKIREDLNKTAPRVMAVLDPVKVVITNYPEGEEELLDANYNDYEDGFGSRKVPFSREIYIEKEDFREEANKKFFRLKLGKEVRLKNAYFITANSCTKDENGNVIEIQCTYDPLTKSGSGTEESKRKVKGTLHWVSVKHAIKAEVRAYDRLFLDEAPDSHKDKDYMEFINPNSLEVIEAYLEPSLQTAEKGERFQFQRLGYFNVDDDSTSEKLVFNKTVGLRDSWGGK from the coding sequence ATGTCTGAAGAAAATAAATCGCTCAATTTTTTAGAGCATATTATAGAGGAAGATTTGGCTAATGGAATGCCAAAAGAAGATTTACGTTTTCGTTTTCCACCAGAACCTAATGGATATTTACACATTGGGCACACTAAAGCAATAGGTATTAGTTTTGGGTTAGGTGAAAAATACAATGCGCCAGTTAACTTACGTTTCGACGATACAAACCCAGCAAAAGAAGAGCAGGAATACGTAGATGCTATTAAAGAAGATATTTCTTGGTTAGGCTACAATTGGGCAAACGAATGTTATTCTTCAGATTATTTTCAGCAATTGTATGACTGGGCAATTCTGTTAATAAAAGATGGTAAAGCCTATGTAGATTCGCAAACATCAGAAGAAATGCGAATTCAAAAAGGTACACCAACAGAAGTTGGAACTAATAGTCCTTTTAGAAATAGATCTGTAGAAGAAAACTTGGCATTGTTTCAAGGGATGAAAGAGGGTAAGTTTAAGGAAGGTGAACATACTTTACGTGCCAAAATTGATATGGCAGATGATAATATGCTGATGCGTGACCCGCTGATGTACAGAATTATGTATAAATCACATCATAGAACAGGTAATGATTGGTGTATTTACCCAATGTATGATTGGACACATGGTGAAAGCGATTATATTGAACAAATTTCTCATTCTTTATGTTCTTTAGAGTTTAAACCGCATAGAAAATTATACAATTGGTTTAGAGATAATATTTACGAATTTAGTAAGTCTAATTTTCCACTACCACCTAAACAACGTGAGTTTTCTCGTTTAAACTTAAGTTATACCATAATGAGTAAACGTAAGTTACTTAAATTGGTAGAAGAAAATATTGTTTCTGGTTGGGATGATCCAAGAATGCCAACCATTTCTGGTTTAAGAAGACGTGGTTATACACCTGCTGCTATTAGAAGTTTTGTAGAAACTGTTGGGGTTTCTAAACGAGAAAATGTGATAGATGTAGCGCTTTTAGAATTTAAAATTCGTGAAGATTTAAATAAAACAGCTCCTAGAGTTATGGCTGTTTTAGATCCTGTTAAAGTGGTAATTACCAATTATCCTGAAGGAGAAGAAGAACTTTTAGATGCCAACTATAATGATTATGAAGATGGTTTTGGAAGTAGAAAAGTTCCGTTTTCTAGAGAAATTTACATCGAAAAAGAAGATTTTAGAGAAGAAGCAAATAAAAAGTTTTTCCGATTAAAATTAGGAAAAGAAGTCCGATTAAAAAACGCCTATTTTATTACTGCCAATAGTTGCACAAAAGATGAAAATGGAAATGTAATTGAAATTCAATGTACTTACGATCCGTTAACAAAATCTGGAAGTGGTACAGAAGAAAGCAAACGAAAAGTAAAAGGTACTTTACATTGGGTTTCTGTAAAACACGCTATAAAAGCAGAAGTTAGAGCTTATGATCGTTTGTTTTTAGATGAAGCACCTGATTCTCATAAAGATAAAGATTACATGGAATTTATCAATCCGAATTCTTTAGAAGTTATTGAAGCCTATTTAGAACCAAGTTTACAAACTGCAGAAAAAGGAGAACGTTTCCAATTTCAACGTTTAGGCTATTTTAATGTAGATGATGATTCTACATCAGAAAAATTAGTTTTTAATAAAACTGTTGGATTAAGAGATTCTTGGGGAGGTAAATAG
- a CDS encoding tagaturonate reductase, producing the protein MKKLNRKTVGLEEKLPVKIIQFGEGNFLRAFIGYAFQELNKKANFNAGIAVVQPIDRGLVKMLNDQDGLYTLFMKGVKKGKEIQEIELIDNIVKGIDPYANFKDYLSLAKEDTLEFIISNTTEAGIAYVSSDTYEMQPPSSFPAKLTVLLHERFKHFKGDKNKGLTIIPCELINHNSETLKEIILKYVSDWNLGDEFKTWLLESNSFHSTLVDRIVPGYPRAEIDAYNAQLDYSDNLIVAAEAFLLWVIEGGDDLKAKLPFDKTSLDVKIVDDMQPFRTRKVRILNGAHTAMVPFSILYGNTTVKESVDNDFTGPFIQKAVFEEISDTLNMDKDELNSFSDEIFDRFRNPFIIHNLSSIALNTVSKFKVRVLPSLLEYVNIHKKLPTNLTFAFASLIRFYKGTFNGQDLPINDSEEIVTNFAKIWESNDYNQIANTVLSNDEYWGEDLTKVENLSNAIAFALAEIDSNGIKSGFENFSKKY; encoded by the coding sequence ATGAAAAAATTAAATAGAAAAACTGTAGGATTAGAGGAAAAGCTTCCTGTTAAAATTATACAATTTGGAGAAGGAAACTTCTTAAGAGCCTTTATAGGTTATGCATTTCAAGAATTAAATAAAAAAGCAAATTTTAATGCTGGTATTGCAGTTGTACAACCAATTGATAGAGGTTTAGTAAAAATGCTAAACGATCAAGATGGGCTGTACACTTTGTTTATGAAAGGTGTTAAAAAGGGCAAAGAAATTCAAGAAATTGAATTGATAGATAATATTGTAAAAGGCATAGATCCTTATGCTAATTTTAAGGATTATTTAAGTTTAGCAAAAGAAGATACTTTAGAGTTTATAATTTCAAACACTACTGAAGCAGGAATTGCATACGTAAGCTCTGACACTTATGAAATGCAACCACCAAGTTCATTTCCAGCAAAATTAACAGTGCTTTTACACGAACGTTTTAAGCATTTTAAAGGTGATAAAAATAAAGGATTAACGATTATTCCTTGTGAATTGATTAATCATAACTCAGAAACATTAAAAGAAATTATTTTAAAGTATGTTTCAGATTGGAATTTAGGTGATGAATTTAAAACTTGGTTATTAGAAAGCAATTCATTTCATAGTACTTTGGTTGATAGAATTGTACCAGGTTATCCAAGAGCAGAAATAGATGCATACAATGCACAATTAGATTATTCAGATAACTTAATTGTTGCAGCAGAAGCCTTTTTATTATGGGTTATTGAAGGTGGAGACGATTTAAAAGCAAAATTACCTTTTGATAAAACAAGTTTAGATGTTAAGATTGTTGATGATATGCAACCATTTAGAACAAGAAAAGTTCGTATTTTAAATGGTGCACATACAGCAATGGTTCCTTTTTCTATCCTTTATGGCAACACAACAGTAAAAGAATCTGTAGATAACGATTTTACAGGGCCATTTATTCAGAAAGCCGTTTTTGAAGAAATTTCTGATACTTTAAATATGGATAAAGACGAGTTAAATAGTTTTTCTGATGAGATTTTCGATCGTTTTAGAAATCCATTTATTATTCATAATTTATCGAGTATTGCCTTAAATACAGTATCAAAATTTAAAGTAAGAGTTTTACCAAGTTTATTAGAATATGTAAATATTCATAAAAAATTACCAACAAACTTAACTTTTGCTTTTGCATCCTTAATTCGTTTTTATAAAGGAACCTTTAATGGACAAGATTTACCAATAAATGATAGCGAAGAAATTGTTACAAATTTTGCAAAAATATGGGAATCGAATGATTACAATCAAATTGCAAATACCGTTTTAAGTAATGATGAATATTGGGGCGAAGATTTAACTAAAGTTGAAAATTTATCCAATGCAATTGCATTTGCGTTAGCAGAAATAGATTCTAACGGAATAAAAAGTGGTTTCGAAAATTTTAGCAAAAAGTATTAA
- a CDS encoding DUF2452 domain-containing protein, with translation MKKDNKKPDLVVFNEETQQYDAALKPYGTSASSPVIQPLHTASWKNDGIQRVNKQFKSKFDEVKAQYEELMQKFHYNDLVYNAKFSFEPIFGEHYHLYNNKKNEPFLSIIAPEQCSFEYLGSFRLNTDKMWEKIESASNQEE, from the coding sequence ATGAAAAAGGATAATAAAAAACCAGATTTAGTTGTTTTTAATGAAGAAACTCAGCAATATGATGCAGCGCTAAAACCTTATGGAACATCTGCAAGTTCGCCAGTAATTCAACCTTTACATACTGCAAGTTGGAAAAATGACGGAATTCAAAGGGTAAATAAACAATTCAAATCTAAGTTTGATGAAGTTAAGGCGCAATATGAAGAGTTGATGCAGAAATTTCATTACAATGATTTAGTATACAATGCAAAATTTAGTTTCGAGCCAATTTTTGGAGAGCATTATCATTTATATAACAATAAAAAAAATGAACCATTTTTATCAATCATAGCTCCAGAACAATGTAGTTTTGAGTATTTAGGCTCCTTTAGATTAAATACAGATAAAATGTGGGAAAAAATAGAATCAGCTTCTAATCAAGAAGAATAA
- the rpsI gene encoding 30S ribosomal protein S9 gives MDIVHKIGRRKTAVARIYLSEGKGNITVNKKDYKSYFTTGTLQYKVQQPLMLTENLESYDIKVNVYGGGVTGQAEAIRLAITRALVSINEEHRAILKPEGLLTRDPRMVERKKFGQKKARKKFQFSKR, from the coding sequence ATGGATATAGTACACAAAATCGGTAGAAGAAAAACAGCTGTTGCTCGTATTTATCTTTCAGAAGGTAAAGGTAACATTACTGTAAACAAAAAAGATTACAAGAGTTACTTTACAACTGGTACTTTACAATATAAAGTACAACAACCTTTAATGTTAACAGAAAACTTAGAGTCTTACGACATTAAAGTTAACGTTTATGGTGGTGGAGTTACAGGACAAGCAGAAGCAATTCGTTTAGCAATTACTAGAGCTTTAGTTTCTATTAACGAAGAGCACAGAGCTATCTTAAAACCAGAAGGTTTATTAACAAGAGATCCAAGAATGGTTGAACGTAAGAAATTCGGTCAGAAGAAAGCACGTAAAAAATTCCAATTCTCGAAACGTTAA
- a CDS encoding VOC family protein, giving the protein MHTFTFNHIAISVKNVDESIAFYQKVFNFKEIENTASNSKTRWLALDNGKQLHLIPRPNLEVKTNKAVHFALATPNIESFVNHLIDLKIDYSDWTGTPNKDYVRKDGIQQFYFQDPDGYWIEINNDVK; this is encoded by the coding sequence ATGCACACGTTTACATTTAATCATATTGCTATTTCTGTAAAAAATGTTGATGAGTCTATCGCATTTTATCAAAAAGTCTTTAACTTTAAAGAAATAGAAAATACTGCTTCTAACTCTAAAACACGTTGGTTGGCATTAGATAATGGAAAACAGTTACACTTAATTCCAAGACCTAATTTAGAAGTTAAAACTAATAAAGCAGTACATTTTGCTTTGGCGACACCAAATATAGAATCGTTTGTAAATCATTTAATCGATTTAAAAATTGATTATTCTGATTGGACAGGTACGCCAAATAAAGATTATGTGCGTAAAGATGGCATTCAACAATTTTATTTTCAAGATCCAGATGGTTATTGGATAGAAATTAATAATGATGTAAAGTAG
- the folB gene encoding dihydroneopterin aldolase produces MGIIQVNNIKLYAFHGCLEEEAKIGSWYRVDVDVKADLKKSAKTDNLADTVDYVHLNHIVKEEMAIRSKLLEEVAQRILDRFFREIQMIKKAKVAVAKINPPIGGNVEEVVIILTKKR; encoded by the coding sequence ATGGGAATAATTCAAGTAAATAATATAAAACTTTATGCTTTTCACGGCTGTTTAGAAGAAGAAGCAAAAATTGGTTCTTGGTATAGAGTGGATGTTGATGTAAAAGCAGATTTAAAAAAATCTGCAAAGACAGATAATTTAGCAGATACAGTAGATTATGTGCATTTAAATCATATTGTAAAAGAAGAAATGGCAATTCGTTCTAAATTATTAGAAGAAGTTGCACAACGTATTTTAGATCGTTTTTTTAGAGAAATACAAATGATTAAAAAAGCGAAAGTAGCTGTTGCAAAAATAAATCCGCCAATTGGTGGTAATGTAGAAGAGGTTGTTATCATTTTAACGAAAAAAAGATAA
- the rpsB gene encoding 30S ribosomal protein S2 — MANVNIQELLESGVHFGHLTRKWNPNMAPYIYTERNGVHIIDLYKTAAKIEETSEALKKIANSGRKILFVATKKQAKDIVAEKAKAVNMPYITERWPGGMLTNFVTIRKAVKKMAQIDRMKTDGSFDALSKREKLQINRQREKLEKNLGSISDMTRLPGALFVIDIKKEHIAVAEAQKLNIPIFAMVDTNSDPREVDFVIPANDDASKSIDKVLSFVTDAVAEGLSDRKADKEKVKEAKAAPVKEEAKAEVAETSTEETK; from the coding sequence ATGGCAAACGTAAACATTCAAGAATTATTAGAAAGTGGAGTACACTTTGGTCACTTAACAAGAAAGTGGAATCCAAATATGGCTCCTTATATTTATACAGAAAGAAATGGTGTACACATCATTGATTTGTATAAAACTGCAGCTAAAATAGAAGAAACTTCAGAAGCTTTAAAAAAGATTGCAAACTCTGGACGTAAAATTTTATTTGTAGCTACAAAAAAACAAGCAAAAGACATCGTTGCTGAAAAAGCAAAAGCTGTAAACATGCCTTACATCACAGAAAGATGGCCAGGTGGTATGTTAACTAACTTTGTTACTATTAGAAAAGCTGTTAAAAAAATGGCTCAGATTGATAGAATGAAGACTGATGGTTCTTTTGATGCATTATCTAAAAGAGAAAAATTACAAATTAATCGTCAAAGAGAAAAATTAGAAAAGAATTTAGGTTCTATTTCTGATATGACTCGTTTACCAGGTGCATTATTTGTAATCGACATTAAAAAAGAGCACATTGCTGTTGCTGAAGCTCAAAAATTAAACATTCCTATTTTTGCAATGGTAGATACAAACTCTGACCCAAGAGAGGTAGATTTTGTTATACCAGCAAATGATGATGCTTCTAAATCTATAGATAAAGTTTTATCTTTTGTAACTGATGCAGTTGCTGAAGGTTTATCTGATAGAAAAGCAGATAAAGAAAAAGTAAAAGAAGCTAAAGCTGCTCCTGTAAAAGAAGAAGCTAAAGCAGAAGTTGCTGAAACAAGTACAGAAGAAACAAAATAA
- the tsf gene encoding translation elongation factor Ts, translating to METVKVSAADVKKLREATGAGMMDCKKALVEAGGDFDQAIDVLRKKGQKIAAKRADRESTEGVAVTRINEAKTEGVAIVLACETDFVGKNEKFVALGGQFADIALNYDSKEDFLAADFGGMTVADKLVEQTGVIGEKLDITAFEKVKAAYVGAYTHIGKIAALVGLSAVVDNADVLAKDVAMQVASMGATTLSYKDFDPAFVAAETEARIAVIEKDNIELGRLGKTLKNVPQFISMSQLTEEVLAQAEADAKAQLAAEGKPEKIWDRILPGKMERFIADNTTLDMEQCLLDQSFIKDEKKNVAQYVSTYGDVEVSTFKRVTLG from the coding sequence ATGGAAACAGTAAAAGTAAGTGCTGCTGATGTTAAAAAATTAAGAGAAGCTACTGGGGCTGGAATGATGGACTGTAAAAAGGCATTAGTTGAAGCTGGTGGTGATTTTGATCAAGCAATTGATGTTTTACGTAAAAAAGGTCAGAAAATTGCTGCAAAAAGAGCTGATAGAGAATCTACAGAAGGTGTTGCAGTAACAAGAATTAACGAAGCAAAAACAGAAGGTGTTGCTATTGTTTTAGCTTGTGAAACTGACTTTGTTGGTAAAAACGAAAAATTTGTTGCCTTAGGTGGTCAATTTGCTGATATCGCTTTAAATTATGATAGCAAAGAAGATTTCTTAGCTGCAGATTTTGGTGGTATGACAGTTGCTGATAAATTAGTTGAACAAACTGGTGTAATTGGTGAAAAGTTAGACATTACTGCTTTTGAAAAAGTAAAAGCTGCTTATGTTGGTGCTTACACTCACATTGGTAAAATTGCTGCTTTAGTTGGTTTATCTGCGGTTGTAGATAATGCTGATGTTTTAGCAAAAGATGTTGCTATGCAAGTTGCTTCTATGGGAGCTACAACTTTATCTTACAAAGATTTTGATCCTGCTTTTGTAGCTGCTGAAACAGAAGCTAGAATTGCAGTTATTGAAAAAGATAATATTGAATTAGGTAGATTAGGTAAAACATTAAAAAATGTACCTCAATTTATTTCTATGTCTCAGTTAACCGAAGAAGTTTTAGCACAAGCTGAAGCTGATGCTAAAGCACAATTAGCTGCTGAAGGTAAACCAGAAAAAATCTGGGATAGAATTTTACCAGGAAAAATGGAAAGATTTATTGCAGATAACACTACTTTAGATATGGAACAATGTCTTTTAGATCAATCTTTTATTAAAGATGAAAAGAAAAACGTTGCTCAATATGTATCTACTTATGGTGATGTTGAAGTATCTACTTTTAAAAGAGTAACTTTAGGATAA